GCGGGACCAACATGGAGCGGCTCGCGGCGCACTTCACCGACGCGTTGCAGGGCTTGCTGGAGGGTGCGGGGGCGGTGGCCCAAGGTGGCGGCAAGCACTCGATCGGTGGCAGGCCCCACCGCCTGGAAGGGGGTTACAATCAAACGGACGTGCTCGTGGCGTTCCAGCTTCTGCAGGACATGTCGCCGTACGTCAAGTTCGGGCACTTCACGGCCAATCAGGCCATTCTGGAGGCGGTGGGTCACGAGAGGCGGGTCCACGTGGTGGACTATGACATAATGGAGGGGGTACAATGGGCCTCCTTGATGCAGGCTCTCGTCTCTCAAGATGGCGGCCGGCCGGCCCCGCACCTCCGGATCACGGCGGTGTCAAGGGCCTGCAGCGGGCGCCGCTCAATCACGACTGTCCAGGAGACAGGCCGCCGGCTGGCCGCTTACGCAAAGTCCGTGGGGCAGCCCTTCTCGTTCCACCAGTACAGGATGGACCCTGACGAGACCTTCCGCCCGGCCGCCCTCAAGCTGGTCCAGGGTGAGGCGCTGTTCTTCAACTGCATGCTGCACCTGCCTCACTCCACCTACCACACACCCGCCTCGATCGCCTCGTTCCTGTCCGGGGCGAGGGCCCTAAGCCCGACGCTGGTGACgctggtggaggaggaggcgggGCCCGCGGGAGGTGGAGGGGGGTTCATGGGCCGGTTCATGGACTCGCTGTACCATTACTCGGCCGTGTACGACTCGCTCGAGGCAGGGTTCCCAATGCCGGACTGGGCTCGGGCGCTGGTGGAGAAGGTGTTCTTGGGTCCGAGGATAGCCGGGTCGCTGGTGCGCATGTACCGGGGCAGGccgggcgaggaggaggaggaggaggagggatcGGGGAAGGGCGGTTCTTGGGGGGAGTGGCTGGTGGCGGAGGGGTTTAAGCCGGGGAGAGTGAGTTCCTCGAATCACTGTCAGGCAAAGCTCTTGGTGGGGCTGTTCGACGACGGGTACAGGGTGGAGGAGGTCGCCGGGAATAGGCTTGTCCTGGGCTGGAAATCTAGGCGCTTGCTCTCTGCTTCCATTTGGACCGCTTCCTCCGATCCCGATTCATTAAATTAGAAGAGAACTATTCATATTCATTCTGCTGGAACGAAAGCTCGTTTGAGGTTCGTCATTGtttgttcttccttttgtcTTGGAGCAAGGAAATAAATATCGAAAGTCACTTTTAAGTGAGGCCAGctcccttttgttttttaatgATTGATCATGCGAGACCAGGTTTAATAATGACTTGAAACGGGGTATTCCAAGAGAAGCGAATGTCGTTGCACTGTTGGTCTCGGCCATGGCGAGTCGCTCTCGCAGGAGCACGCAGTTCGACATTGTCCCGAACGAGAAACTTCAGACAAAGGCGCTGAAATACGCGCAGCACTTGCGGATTATTCAAAGAAGAAACTCATGATCATGATTCACACCTTCAGCACTGTTCTCGCGTGGAAAggctgatatatatatatatatgaatgaaAGGTAAAATGAGCTTTTGAGAATAGAAATGTTGCGAGCATTTGAAACTTGTGTATGAACGAGAAGATAAGGTATGACAAATCAGACTTAAGAGATCCGACTTTGATATCGTGTTATAATCGGGCAATGAATAACTGTCTTTTCTTGCAGGATAAAACTATTTCAGCATGAAAAATGTTTCCAGAGATCTGCCTAGGTGTCTCctaattattatcattttaCATTGATTTGACCGTAGGCTGAAAATATCAAGCACGCTTGAAAAGAGAGAATCGGGATATTGAGTTACACGCCACGTTTAAGTGCGATCTTTACCAAGTGATTTGTTTTTAAGGATCATTTTAGCAGATTTTTAATTTGGCAACTCTAATTCATAAGAACATTTTGGTAATAAGTTTCTAAGAAGATATATTCTCATATATTTTCTTATGCATAATTATGCGTAGTTTGTTAATAAATGTTTATTACTTTGAAATAACCGGGAATTATATGTTTACAAATAATCATCtataagagattttgaaagagtTTGACAATATAGAGAAACCTCATATTTGACTCATCCTTTAACAAATATTACAATCATGAAATCATACCACACGATTATTCCCATATTGGACtcatatttgacaaataaattatattgaaagataaaagaaaaaaccaatcgtcagaaaaaaattatatgacattCTTTACAAATTAATAACTACAATAAAATGACCCATCATAGAAAGAAAAGAGTATATGTCCAGagggttttatttttctaacCATCTATTGgcatttggtgatttttttttaaattaactaATGTTATAATTCCAAAACATATTTCTATAGCGGCGGCAAGTTCACATTGGTCTGGATCACACTTTAACCTATCTTATTAAAACATTAGTGTAACTTCTAATTAATATTCCATGCTCCTTTTGATTTAATACAATTAATTCTCATAGAGACGTTAAGTATGAAGCCGCCAAGATTTCGAAAGCATGGCATGAATGTGTATATAACATATTGAATGTAGTAATGCAAGTGAAAAATATTAATCAACAGTTACGATACAACCAGATTAAAACTAACAGAGTTGAGATGTTAATCAACTCTTTATCCACAACCAGCTTTATCCGGGGCAATCATTTCAAATCCTGGACTAATAGAGTGACCAATTAATAAGCTACTACTTTAGTACCGAATCAGCAAAGTTACAAATCAATATAAGCTACTTTGCAGAATTCTAGTGGCCCATGCCCGAAAATACGAATTTTCATCCGTGCCGATGAATTTTATTATGCGTTGATCGTGTCGAAAAACTACTGATAAAATGAATATGCGTAACTTATCGGTGACTcgttcttttatgaaattcccAACTTCTTTTTATAGTTTGCAAACCGTCAATTTTTATACTTACTTACCGATTTCTACGGACATAACCTCCAAGTTCTAGGTTAAACCATTTCCAAATTGCTAGAGTAGATCAGCACAGCTATCGATACAAAAATCTTTCTCGCCTCAACGgttgagtttttatttattcttcctCTGGCTATATTTATAGTatcacctaatctcaatcataGTATCCTATGTAAGACAATGACAATAAATATATCGAGCCGGTGGATGTAACTTATTATGCGGACCATATGTCGTCGTTGTATTGAGACATGTTAATATTACAATTAGTCGGCGTATCCATTGACCGttcaatttcttctctctctctctctttttataaatttctttGGGGTATATCACAAAATTGGACTCCGAAAATGGCACCAACCGTGTCGATATTTTCTCTATTTAGTACGCAATCGTGTCCTTGTCTTCGCATCTTCCTGGCAGCCAGCCCAACATGAGAAAGCCCATGGGCCGGCCAATCTCTTCGCAGCCCTCGTGTCTCACGCGCGCACAACAAGATTCCTGAGAATCCCGAATGGAGACCGGATCGAGACCAAGTTCATCCCCCCCTCGCTGCCGTTGACTCCGAAACTTGTCATTTCCACTGCTTTCCGCTTTATCGAACCCTAAATTTTCTTCGCTGATGCAGACTCAGTGCACCTGGTCATGCCACCATGAGGTGCTCGGTGCGCTGAGATCGAAATCCTCGTCCCTCTTCGCTTCCTCCAGGCAACTACTGCGCCAGTACGCCGCCGGGAgccggagccgccgccgccggccgccctCGTTCGCAGCCATGTCCACCGTCGCCACCGAGAAGGAGGCCTCTCCGAACCAGAAGGAGTCGAGCGGCAAGCCCTTGCAGGTGGTTTCCGGTTTTCGGTTCGGGTTGCGATGGATTGCGATTCGCGTGTCCGCGTGTGCGCCTTAGTCAAGGATCGAGCTGAAACTGAGTAGTGCGAGGATGCTTTGGATGCGAGCGTCAAGAGTTTGGATTTAATCGTCTATCCGATTTTGTTGATATGCGTTTGGAGTTATATGCGTTTGTGTTCTCCGTCTTTATCAACGCGAATCTCCGTTGCAATTATCTAGGGGCGGTTGCTTGCACTGTCTGAAAGTTTTTGGCACTTTTGGTTGGGGCAATTGGGAATTCTGCCATTACTATTTTGTAATCGATCATTACTAAGTTGCAATTGGGCCGGAGCTGTCAAGCACTGCAAATACAATGGTGTAATGGTGGGCAGTATGGTTATTGGGTTTTTCTCGTTTGGCCTTTAGTTTAGTTCTTCTGCATTCTTGTCTTTGACAATGGAGAGGCCAGATATCAATCCCATGGTGACGATGAGTCTTAAGATTTGTTTGTAAATTCACAAACTTTTTGTGAATCTATTAAAAAAGGCAAAATCCCTGTCTGCATGTCATATGGATTCATGTCACTTAATAGGGAACTTGACTGCTTGTATAGAGAGTGGGCTAGGCAGTTTGCTGCCTAATTAAATCGTGTTGATCAGCTCTAATGGAATTTGATGAACTTGAAATTACAccatgaaatttcataaatttggaACTGATGCCTATCTCTTCCGGTTAAGTTGGAGCCTGCAGATTAATGCTGCTCTGCTTCCCTTCTATGTAAATAGAAGGTTGGTAGAGACTACATCGAATTCAATGTGCATGGTCCTTTTATCTCCCTGGGAGTTACACTGGGGATCAGAAGTGGAATTGATGGCTGCACTAAATTGCTGCCCTTTCCAACCATGTCCCAGCCTTTCACAATATTAGTAATCTATAATGAGTGGGCCAAGATTGGTAGCCTGCTGGGTTGGTGTAGTAGTTGGTACAGTATTGCTGTTATTGTCTCCTAATCTACTAATGGCGTCGCTCCAGCAGCTTACATTCTGATGCTCATTACACTGCCTAACCATGCGTGGTTTGACTTTTGATATCCTCACTGATTGCAATGAAGCATCTGTATGTAAAATGATTATTGAACTTTAAATATAACAGAGGTAAATATACTGATCATCTTATTCCTGAATCGGCGCGAAGAAGGTTTGCCCCTTTTACTGGAAATAGGACATCCATCAGAAACAAAGAGCTTCATATCAGCACTCCTACCTGTTAGACATGTGGTGGCAGCTTCAGGAAAGTTCTGGAAATACTGAAAACTGATGGATTTTAATAGTAAAAACAACTGTTAATTCTGGATACCACTTGATATTGCAGCTAGTAAATAATAGACGCTTTACTAGCATGACCTTTGGCTTTTGTTGCAGGTTGCTCAATAGTACTGTATTTTTCCCCAGATCTATTGTGGTTCGGCTTTGCATTTTTGGATTCTTTGGGTCAAATTGACCTGCAAGGAGTGTGGGACTCCttccccctctcttttcttttcaaaggcTGATATTTGTTTTATAAATGGGTTGGCATGCCGTTAATGCTTTGTGAAGAATTTCTCTTTACCTGTCCATAATAAAAATTGATGGGAATTATAGCTGTCTGGACTTTGCTCCATTTCCTCGATGTCCTTGTATGTTAAAACATGGCTTTATTAAAATTCATGATTTTGTGTAGTAACATTTGTTGCACTAATGTGACACAGTTTCGTTCCTATCCAGGTTGCAAAGCGCTTGGAGAAGTTTAAAACAACAATATTTACACAAATGAGTATGCTTGCCATCAAACATGGAGCCATAAATCTCGGACAGGGCTTCCCCAACTTTGATGGACCTGAATTTGTAAAGGAAGCAGCAATTCAAGCAATTCGGGATGGCAAGAACCAATATGCTCGGGGCTATGGAATACCAGACTTGAACTCTGCTATTGCTGCTCGGTTCAAGAAAGACAGTGGCCTTGTGGTGGACCCTGAGACGGAAGTTACTGTTACCTCTGGTTGCACCGAGGCAATCGCTGCAACTATATTAGGATTGATAAATCCTGGTGATGAAGTGATCCTCTTTGCTCCTTTTTATGACTCTTATGAAGCCACTCTGTCTATGGCTGGTGCTGATATAAAATGCATCACACTGTGCCCCCCGGATTTTGCCATCCCGATTAATGAGCTCAGGTCTGCAATATCAAAGAAAACCCGTGCAATTCTCATGAACACTCCCCATAACCCTACTGGAAAGATGTTCACTCGGGAGGAGCTTAATGAGAT
The window above is part of the Eucalyptus grandis isolate ANBG69807.140 chromosome 6, ASM1654582v1, whole genome shotgun sequence genome. Proteins encoded here:
- the LOC104452185 gene encoding protein NODULATION SIGNALING PATHWAY 2 encodes the protein MDMAIDYVTMMEFSGQSTATTDEFDGGCRDWSDWSPVLDWDAVPGSGLGGFDDLLASLLEDGTGPDQPHLPPQWVDSPPSVHTVANDKEGDETDGHDFKGLRLVHLLMAAAEALSSEGENRELARVILVRLKELVSPASGRCGTNMERLAAHFTDALQGLLEGAGAVAQGGGKHSIGGRPHRLEGGYNQTDVLVAFQLLQDMSPYVKFGHFTANQAILEAVGHERRVHVVDYDIMEGVQWASLMQALVSQDGGRPAPHLRITAVSRACSGRRSITTVQETGRRLAAYAKSVGQPFSFHQYRMDPDETFRPAALKLVQGEALFFNCMLHLPHSTYHTPASIASFLSGARALSPTLVTLVEEEAGPAGGGGGFMGRFMDSLYHYSAVYDSLEAGFPMPDWARALVEKVFLGPRIAGSLVRMYRGRPGEEEEEEEGSGKGGSWGEWLVAEGFKPGRVSSSNHCQAKLLVGLFDDGYRVEEVAGNRLVLGWKSRRLLSASIWTASSDPDSLN
- the LOC104450489 gene encoding probable N-succinyldiaminopimelate aminotransferase DapC — encoded protein: MQTQCTWSCHHEVLGALRSKSSSLFASSRQLLRQYAAGSRSRRRRPPSFAAMSTVATEKEASPNQKESSGKPLQVAKRLEKFKTTIFTQMSMLAIKHGAINLGQGFPNFDGPEFVKEAAIQAIRDGKNQYARGYGIPDLNSAIAARFKKDSGLVVDPETEVTVTSGCTEAIAATILGLINPGDEVILFAPFYDSYEATLSMAGADIKCITLCPPDFAIPINELRSAISKKTRAILMNTPHNPTGKMFTREELNEIASLCIENDVLVFSDEVYDKLAFEMEHISVASLPGMYERTVTLNSLGKTFSLTGWKIGWAIAPPHLTWGVRQAHSFLTFATNTPGQWAAAAALRTPDSYYVELKRDYAAKKQILVEGLKEAGFKVFPSSGTYFVVVDHTPFGLENDIAFCEFLIKEVGVVAIPTSVFYLNPEEGKNIVRFTFCKDEGTLRSAVERMKAKLKKT